Proteins found in one Saccharomyces cerevisiae S288C chromosome III, complete sequence genomic segment:
- a CDS encoding uncharacterized protein (hypothetical protein; identified by expression profiling and mass spectrometry), translating to MCVCAIPFFEFFLPFIPHYAFLLFVSSVRFTVNERCYYLVCVLKLNCAFFFMVMIFELKRVCVSYLDRSRKIQIVSFFPFITIIFFHS from the coding sequence ATGTGTGTGTGTGCGATACccttttttgaattctttcTACCTTTTATCCCTCACTATgcctttcttttatttgtttCGTCCGTTCGCTTTACTGTAAATGAACGTTGTTACTACTTAGTGTGCGTGCTCAAGTTGAAttgtgcttttttttttatggtTATGATATTTGAACTAAAACGAGTGTGTGTTTCGTATTTAGACAGATCCCGTAAAATCCAAATTGTTagcttttttccttttatcactattatttttttccactcTTAA
- the PMP1 gene encoding proteolipid ATPase (Regulatory subunit for the plasma membrane H(+)-ATPase Pma1p; small single-membrane span proteolipid; forms unique helix and positively charged cytoplasmic domain that is able to specifically segregate phosphatidylserines; PMP1 has a paralog, PMP2, that arose from the whole genome duplication): MTLPGGVILVFILVGLACIAIIATIIYRKWQARQRGLQRF, encoded by the coding sequence ATGACTTTACCAGGTGGTGTTATTTtagttttcattttggtCGGTTTGGCTTGTATTGCCATTATTGCTACCATTATCTACAGAAAATGGCAAGCTAGACAAAGAGGATTGCAAAGATTCTAA
- a CDS encoding uncharacterized protein (hypothetical protein; conserved across S. cerevisiae strains; YCR025C is not an essential gene), giving the protein MSSFGHRAFFSCCPLLEGETLHSIKLRKEATYQTQSGWPVRWPIRYPRALPLESHVHPYHMIVKLPHPRTQPRLFLWLSLHWTGIPFLGKPGIGRNRVKSKQFSHFQQSKIKTTMRKKTTNRKQKAERCQYRLVTA; this is encoded by the coding sequence ATGTCGTCATTTGGACATCGAGCATTTTTCAGCTGTTGTCCTTTACTAGAAGGAGAAACTTTgcattcaataaaattgCGCAAAGAGGCAACATACCAAACTCAATCCGGGTGGCCGGTTCGATGGCCGATTCGGTATCCGCGCGCACTTCCCCTAGAATCCCACGTGCACCCATACCATATGATCGTTAAATTACCGCACCCACGCACCCAACCGCGGCTGTTTCTATGGCTGTCGTTGCATTGGACAGgaattccttttttggGAAAGCCGGGAATAGGTCGCAATCGGgtaaaatcaaaacaattTTCGCATTTCCAACAGagtaaaatcaaaacaactatgagaaaaaaaacaacaaacaGAAAGCAGAAAGCAGAAAGATGTCAATATAGACTTGTCACTGCGTAA
- the NPP1 gene encoding nucleotide diphosphatase/phosphodiesterase NPP1 (Nucleotide pyrophosphatase/phosphodiesterase; mediates extracellular nucleotide phosphate hydrolysis along with Npp2p and Pho5p; activity and expression enhanced during conditions of phosphate starvation; involved in spore wall assembly; NPP1 has a paralog, NPP2, that arose from the whole genome duplication, and an npp1 npp2 double mutant exhibits reduced dityrosine fluorescence relative to the single mutants), with the protein MELQNDLESLDNELNDFSEDPFRDDFITDEDAVRSGWRSAWTRMKYWFYKNRLKWTNNPIVIGDAKDSRDGSNFRRGIPLYELDANGQPIDTELVDENELSFGTGFHSKVPFKIIFRTLFGSLVFAIFLILMINIAKPHHSTRVLSHFGSPEFDPYVKYFNGTHEFFPLTIVISLDGFHPSLISKRNTPFLHDLYELKYDGGMNITSTPFMVPSFPTETFPNHWTLVTGQYPIHHGIVSNVFWDPDLNEEFHPGVLDPRIWNNNDTEPIWQTVQSAFDGDIPFKAATHMWPGSDVNYTKYNEEKLQPEHKNPIARERTPFYFDEFNAKEPLSQKLSKIIEYVDMSTLNERPQLILGYVPNVDAFGHKHGYPSESEYYYEDFTETLGEVDTFLKQLVESLQERNLTSFTNLVIVSDHGMSDIVVPSNVIIWEDLLDEKLRKDYVSHAYLEGPMMAISLKDSGNINEVYHNLKTSIDEDKYTVYVNGNFPKEWNFNDGKNHHMASIWIVPEPGYAVMKKEQLKKVAKGDHKDKNEDNVFTIGSHGYDNNAIDMRSVFIGMGPYFPQGYIEPFQNTEIYNLLCDICGVAEKDRNSNDGTGMLMNQLREPQSSEEVEIEDDFDYLVSKFGEFSTYNIIWGGYPEETEQDNVDNDNDDNDDGNTDEIAAMPSSSLTIKLEMTTSIPSATETLLGETSPSSRSSSSSSIQASATASTVGDWLQDIINDAKDLIDDIIDSIDDLVDSDT; encoded by the coding sequence ATGGAACTTCAGAATGATTTAGAGTCGCTCGATAACGAGCTGAATGATTTTAGTGAAGATCCATTTCGTGATGATTTCATAACGGATGAAGATGCTGTAAGATCGGGGTGGCGATCTGCGTGGACCAGGATGAAATATTGGTTTTATAAGAATAGACTGAAGTGGACAAACAATCCCATAGTGATTGGCGACGCGAAAGATAGTAGGGATGGTTCTAACTTTAGAAGGGGTATACCGCTATATGAATTAGACGCGAATGGTCAACCCATTGATACTGAACTTGTTGATGAGAATGaactttcttttggaaCGGGATTTCATTCCAAAGTGCCTtttaaaataatatttcGCACATTGTTTGGCTCGCTGGtgtttgccatttttttaattctgATGATTAACATAGCAAAACCCCATCACTCCACGAGAGTGCTATCGCACTTTGGCAGTCCTGAATTTGACCCTTACGTGAAGTATTTTAACGGTACGCATGAATTTTTCCCCTTAACGATAGTAATTTCACTAGACGGTTTCCATCCTTCACTCATATCTAAGAGGAACACACCGTTTTTACATGACTTATATGAATTGAAATATGATGGAGGTATGAATATCACGTCCACACCTTTTATGGTACCCAGCTTCCCTACGGAGACCTTTCCCAACCATTGGACGTTGGTTACTGGACAATACCCAATACACCACGGTATAGTCTCTAACGTATTTTGGGATCCTGATCTTAATGAGGAATTCCATCCAGGTGTATTGGACCCTCGAATATGgaacaataatgatacAGAACCAATATGGCAAACTGTTCAGTCTGCATTTGACGGTGATATACCATTCAAAGCTGCTACCCATATGTGGCCAGGTAGCGATGTGAATTATACCAAGtataatgaagagaaaCTACAACCTGAACATAAAAATCCTATTGCTAGAGAGAGAACTCCATTTTACTTCGACGAATTCAATGCTAAAGAACCACTTTCGCAAAAATTATCCAAGATTATTGAATATGTGGATATGAGTACACTGAACGAAAGACCACAGCTAATTCTCGGTTATGTACCGAACGTAGATGCCTTTGGACATAAGCATGGATATCCGTCAGAGTCGGAATACTATTATGAAGACTTCACTGAAACACTGGGGGAAGTAGATACATTTCTGAAGCAACTAGTGGAATCGCtgcaagaaagaaatttaaCCAGCTTTACTAATTTGGTCATTGTTAGCGATCATGGTATGAGCGATATCGTAGTTCCCTCAAATGTTATTATATGGGAAGACTTACTGGACGAAAAATTGAGGAAGGATTATGTATCGCACGCATATCTAGAGGGTCCGATGATGGCTATATCGTTGAAAGATTCCGGAAACATCAATGAGGTTTACCACAATTTAAAGACTTCTATAGATGAAGACAAGTATACGGTTTACGTTAATGGAAATTTCCCCAAAGAATGGAACTTTaatgatggaaaaaatcatcACATGGCGTCAATCTGGATTGTGCCCGAGCCTGGGTATGCagtgatgaagaaagaacaattgaagaaggtgGCAAAAGGTGATCATAAGGACAAAAACGAAGACAATGTGTTCACGATTGGATCACATGGATACGACAATAACGCGATCGATATGAGATCTGTATTTATTGGTATGGGGCCATATTTTCCACAGGGATACATTGAGCCGTTCCAAAATACCGAAATTTACAACCTTTTGTGTGATATTTGCGGTGTGGCAGAAAAGGACAGAAATTCCAATGATGGGACTGGGATGCTTATGAACCAACTCCGCGAACCCCAGAGCAGCGAAGAAGTAGAGATTGAAGATGACTTTGATTATTTGGTCAGTAAGTTTGGTGAATTCAGCACTTATAATATAATTTGGGGCGGGTACCCCGAAGAGACAGAACAAGACAATGTTGacaatgataatgatgacaACGACGATGGAAACACTGATGAAATAGCCGCTATGCCATCTTCGTCATTAACGATAAAACTAGAAATGACAACTTCAATACCATCAGCAACTGAGACTCTACTGGGCGAAacatcaccatcatcaagaagcagcagcagcagcagcatACAAGCTAGCGCTACTGCTAGCACAGTGGGGGATTGGCTTCAAGACATAATCAACGACGCAAAAGATCTCATTGACGACATAATTGACAGCATCGACGATTTAGTCGATTCTGATACCTAA
- the RHB1 gene encoding putative GTPase RHB1 (Putative Rheb-related GTPase; involved in regulating canavanine resistance and arginine uptake; member of the Ras superfamily of G-proteins), whose translation MEYATMSSSNSTHNFQRKIALIGARNVGKTTLTVRFVESRFVESYYPTIENEFTRIIPYKSHDCTLEILDTAGQDEVSLLNIKSLTGVRGIILCYSIINRASFDLIPILWDKLVDQLGKDNLPVILVGTKADLGRSTKGVKRCVTKAEGEKLASTIGSQDKRNQAAFIECSAELDYNVEETFMLLLKQMERVEGTLGLDAENNNKCSIM comes from the coding sequence ATGGAATACGCCACTATGTCTTCTTCGAACTCCACACATAACTTTCAGAGAAAGATTGCTCTTATAGGAGCTAGAAATGTCGGCAAAACCACATTAACGGTTCGCTTCGTAGAATCGCGGTTCGTTGAATCCTATTATCCcactattgaaaatgaatttaCCAGGATAATTCCTTATAAAAGTCATGACTGTACTCTGGAAATTCTAGATACTGCAGGCCAAGATGAAGTTTCTCTATTAAACATTAAATCGTTGACGGGCGTACGAGGCATAATACTGTGCTATAGTATAATAAATCGTGCTAGCTTTGATCTTATTCCCATTCTCTGGGACAAGCTGGTAGATCAGCTGGGTAAGGATAACCTCCCGGTAATACTTGTGGGTACCAAAGCTGATTTGGGAAGGAGTACAAAAGGTGTAAAAAGGTGTGTCACGAAAGCTGAAGGAGAGAAACTAGCTTCGACAATTGGCAGTCAAGATAAGAGGAACCAGGCAGCATTTATAGAATGCAGTGCCGAGTTAGATTATaatgttgaagaaactTTTATGCTCCTTTTGAAACAAATGGAACGTGTCGAAGGAACTCTGGGGCTTGATGCcgaaaataataataaatgtTCTATAATGTGA
- the FEN2 gene encoding Fen2p (Plasma membrane H+-pantothenate symporter; confers sensitivity to the antifungal agent fenpropimorph; relocalizes from vacuole to cytoplasm upon DNA replication stress), which translates to MMKESKSITQHEVERESVSSKRAIKKRLLLFKIDLFVLSFVCLQYWINYVDRVGFTNAYISGMKEDLKMVGNDLTVSNTVFMIGYIVGMVPNNLMLLCVPPRIWLSFCTFAWGLLTLGMYKVTSFKHICAIRFFQALFESCTFSGTHFVLGSWYKEDELPIRSAIFTGSGLVGSMFSGFMQTSIFTHLNGRNGLAGWRWLFIIDFCITLPIAIYGFIFFPGLPDQTSAVSKFSMTRYIFNEQELHYARRRLPARDESTRLDWSTIPRVLKRWHWWMFSLVWVLGGENLGFASNSTFALWLQNQKYTLAQRNNYPSGIFAVGIVSTLCSAVYMSKIPRARHWHVSVFISLVMVIVAVLIRADPLNPKVVFSAQYLGGVAYAGQAVFFSWANIICHADLQERAIVLASMNMFSGAVNAWWSILFFASDMVPKFERGCYALLATAISSGIVSVVIRSLQIKENLSKKQVPYIDANDMPGEDDDDDNQDNENDGDDESMEVELHNEEMAEISNPFR; encoded by the coding sequence ATGATGAAGGAATCGAAATCTATCACTCAACATGAGGTTGAGAGAGAATCTGTTTCTTCCAAGCGTGCCATTAAAAAGAGATTACTTCTGTTTAAAATAGACTTGTTTGTGCTATCATTTGTTTGCTTGCAATACTGGATTAATTATGTCGACCGTGTCGGTTTCACCAATGCATATATATCCGGTATGAAGGAAGATCTTAAGATGGTCGGAAACGATTTGACCGTGTCTAACACAGTTTTCATGATTGGTTACATTGTAGGTATGGTCCCCAATAATTTAATGTTATTGTGTGTTCCGCCCAGGATATGGCTAAGTTTTTGTACGTTTGCTTGGGGTTTATTGACCTTGGGAATGTACAAAGTTACATCGTTCAAACATATTTGCGCAATTAGATTCTTTCAAGCCTTATTTGAGAGTTGCACATTTTCAGGAACACATTTTGTTTTGGGTTCGTGGTATAAAGAAGACGAATTGCCCATTAGAAGTGCTATTTTTACAGGTAGCGGTTTGGTGGGATCTATGTTCAGTGGATTTATGCAAACAAGTATCTTTACTCATTTGAATGGGCGGAATGGCTTGGCGGGTTGGAGATGGTTATtcattattgatttttgtaTCACATTACCCATTGCAATTTATGggtttattttcttcccCGGCCTTCCTGATCAAACAAGTGCTGTTAGCAAATTTTCTATGACGAGATACATTTTTAATGAACAAGAGCTACATTATGCTAGGAGAAGGCTCCCCGCTAGGGACGAAAGCACCCGGTTAGACTGGTCGACTATTCCTAGAGTCTTAAAAAGGTGGCACTGGTGGATGTTCTCTCTTGTTTGGGTTCTGGGAGGTGAGAACTTGGGTTTCGCATCTAATTCTACATTTGCATTATGGTTacaaaaccaaaaatatACGTTGGCGCAAAGAAATAATTATCCTTCGGGGATATTTGCCGTAGGTATAGTTTCTACGCTTTGTTCTGCTGTATATATGAGTAAGATCCCAAGAGCTAGGCATTGGCATGTTTCTGTTTTCATATCATTGGTAATGGTTATTGTTGCGGTACTAATACGTGCAGACCCACTAAATCCAAAAGTCGTCTTTTCTGCACAGTATCTTGGAGGCGTAGCATACGCTGGACAAgcggtttttttttcgtgGGCAAACATTATTTGTCATGCAGATCTTCAAGAACGTGCTATCGTTCTTGCTTCCATGAATATGTTTTCAGGGGCCGTTAACGCATGGTGGTCTATATTATTCTTTGCTTCAGATATGGTGCCCAAGTTTGAGAGAGGTTGCTACGCCCTCTTGGCTACGGCAATATCAAGCGGAATTGTCTCGGTCGTCATACGCTCACTACAGATAAAAGAGAATTTGTCTAAGAAACAGGTTCCTTATATAGATGCTAATGACATGCCCGGagaagatgacgatgacgacAACcaggataatgaaaatgatggCGACGACGAGAGTATGGAAGTTGAACTTCATAATGAGGAAATGGCCgaaatttcaaatcctTTCCGATAG
- the RIM1 gene encoding Rim1p (ssDNA-binding protein essential for mitochondrial genome maintenance; involved in mitochondrial DNA replication; stimulates utilization by Mip1p DNA polymerase of RNA primers synthesized by Rpo41p): protein MFLRTQARFFHATTKKMDFSKMSIVGRIGSEFTEHTSANNNRYLKYSIASQPRRDGQTNWYNITVFNEPQINFLTEYVRKGALVYVEADAANYVFERDDGSKGTTLSLVQKDINLLKNGKKLEDAEGQENAASSE from the exons ATGTTTTTACGTACTCAAGCTCGTTTCTTCCATGCTACTACCAAGAAGATGGACTTCTCGAAAATGTCCATCGTCGGCCGCATTGGCTCTGAATTCACTGAACATACTTCTGCTAATAACAATCgttatttgaaatatagTATCGCTTCGCAACCAAGAAGAGATGGCCAAACCAATTGGTATAATATCACCGTTTTCAATGAACCtcaaatcaattttttgacaGAATATGTTAGAAAAGG CGCTTTGGTATATGTTGAAGCAGATGCTGCTAACTATGTCTTCGAGAGAGACGACGGTTCTAAGGGTACTACTTTGAGCTTAGTTCAAAAGGACAttaatttattgaagaatggGAAGAAATTAGAAGATGCTGAGGGCCAAGAAAATGCTGCTTCTTCAGAATAA
- the SYP1 gene encoding Syp1p (Inhibitor of Las17p-mediated Arp2/3 complex activation; F-BAR protein that directly inhibits Las17p stimulation of Arp2/3 complex-mediated actin assembly in vitro; involved in formation of the endocytic site; intrinsically disordered domain induces bundling of Cdc11p-capped septin filaments to promote septin collar assembly, similar to mammalian ortholog FCHo2; localizes to sites of polarized growth, the septin ring, and endocytic patches; involved in actin cytoskeletal organization): MTEQRTKYADSILTTKSPYEATETIRIRLSQVKLLNKDFYLLFKELANLKRNYAQQLRKIIAENEDITKILNAQMIESNVLTPQEMSAFRFNSLGELRNVWDTVIEELKSDLKSSTEYYNTLDQQVVRELKESVENNTSWRESKDLHSKLSKNAASIEHYSKNNENSSHLEEARRQWDQQSPYLFELFETIDYNRLDTLKNCMLRFQTSFSDYLLNTTKECETVMTKFLAFEPQSEIDRFAKDASQYNFQLSSSSKEVVPNNASPASATGARPVSVSNGAANTEREKKSPQKDKRKSAFGNIGHRLASASSSLTHNDLMNNEFSDSTNNSSLKSKKSSHTLRSKVGSIFGRNKTKNKRQQQSSSNSHIQASITETPNNSSTRVSSTATSSIYQKQRRPTYSSSKSNNWTPGEASDTPPLPPHATPKNVDAPVTADTPPAQTFTPSEVPPSTPQQSSPPTAKEPDSSNLPKTVPISISQPPLQPQSKTKPLPVEPASPSISLPTATVDNQPSGQVDSRPLHIRAPALPPSRKQNFIHNRDSQLYDSLPNHGSGATPTSSSLSSIPQERPVSTLSSQITGELRELNPQATGSSTSLVGQSLFQHSSLDTSQFGLNASIAEVLNASFKDGMLQNSQLIGEIALNYLPNSVMNSPLPIGINLRINNGAKFEKVILNQAFIERVAPEEFKVNPSFIDSRTLGAIKYSIKEPIAPIVIHPVWRFESHQASVVLTVKMSPSLPDEISQIVIEDLVVFVNIDGANATSALSKPQGSFSKEKKRITWRFKEPVVLTRNGEGQRLIARFITDGLAHESAKGVITKFTISETDNVALPHSGAGSGITLTCQELDENNPFGGEWLDVNTKRTLTTGNYHGLA; encoded by the coding sequence ATGACGGAACAAAGAACCAAATATGCAGATAGCATATTGACTACTAAGAGTCCTTACGAGGCTACCGAAACTATTAGAATCAGGTTATCGCAGGTCAAATTGTTGAATAAAGACTTTTACCTGTTATTTAAGGAATTGGCAAATCTGAAGAGGAACTATGCTCAgcaattgagaaaaataatagctgaaaatgaagatataACAAAGATCTTAAACGCTCAAATGATTGAAAGTAATGTTTTGACTCCGCAGGAAATGAGTGCATTCAGATTCAACTCGCTGGGAGAGCTAAGAAATGTATGGGATACTGTAATTGAAGAACTAAAATCAGATTTGAAGTCAAGTACAGAATACTACAACACTTTGGACCAGCAAGTCGTTCGTGAATTGAAGGAATCCGTGGAGAACAATACTAGCTGGAGAGAAAGCAAGGACTTACATTCCAAGCTTAGTAAAAATGCAGCTTCAATTGAGCACTATAGTAAGAATAACGAAAACTCTAGTCACTTAGAAGAGGCAAGAAGGCAATGGGACCAGCAAAGCCCCTATTTGTTTGAGCTGTTCGAGACTATTGACTATAACCGTTTGGACACTTTAAAAAACTGTATGCTTAGATTTCAAACCAGTTTTAGCGATTATTTACTAAATACTACCAAAGAATGCGAAACGGTGATGACGAAATTCCTGGCATTCGAACCGCAAAGTGAAATTGATCGTTTTGCCAAAGATGCCAGTCAATACAACTTCCAACtatcctcttcttccaaagaagTAGTTCCTAATAATGCTTCGCCAGCTTCTGCCACTGGTGCCCGCCCGGTCTCTGTATCCAATGGTGCCGCTAATAcggaaagagaaaagaaatccCCACAAAAGGATAAGCGTAAGAGTGCATTTGGAAACATTGGACATCGTCTTGCCTCTGCATCTTCCAGTCTCACTCATAATGATCTCATGAATAACGAATTTTCAGACTCTACTAATAATTCTTCcttgaaatcaaaaaagtCGTCCCACACCCTAAGATCTAAAGTGGGCTCAATTTTCGGTAGAAATAAGACCAAGAACAAGAGACAACAAcaatcatcatcaaactCTCATATTCAGGCATCCATCACTGAGACTCCGAATAATTCTTCCACCAGAGTGTCTTCAACTGCAACTTCTTCTATTTATCAGAAGCAACGTCGACCCACCtattcatcatcaaaatcaaacaaTTGGACCCCGGGTGAAGCTAGTGACACTCCTCCTCTTCCTCCCCATGCTACTCCTAAAAACGTAGATGCACCTGTTACTGCCGATACACCACCTGCGCAAACTTTTACTCCTTCTGAAGTGCCTCCTTCAACGCCACAACAAAGTTCTCCACCCACTGCGAAAGAACCAGACTCAAGTAACTTACCCAAGACAGTACCGATATCAATTTCTCAACCTCCACTTCAGCCAcaatcaaaaacaaaaccaTTACCAGTTGAGCCTGCCTCTCCCAGTATTTCACTTCCTACTGCTACGGTTGATAACCAACCTTCAGGTCAAGTTGATTCAAGGCCCTTGCATATCCGCGCACCTGCTTTACCACCCTCaaggaaacaaaatttcattCATAACAGGGATTCTCAACTCTATGACTCTTTGCCTAATCACGGCTCAGGCGCTACCCctacttcttcttccttgtCCTCTATTCCCCAGGAACGTCCAGTTTCCACACTCTCCTCTCAGATTACTGGCGAGCTAAGAGAACTAAATCCTCAAGCCACGGGCTCTTCAACATCTTTAGTTGGTCAATCGTTGTTTCAGCACTCCTCTTTAGATACATCTCAATTTGGGTTGAATGCTAGTATCGCAGAAGTGCTCAATGCTTCTTTCAAAGACGGTATGTTGCAGAACTCCCAACTGATTGGGGAAATTGCCCTCAACTATTTACCCAATTCTGTCATGAATTCGCCTTTACCTATCGGTATTAATTTGAGAATCAATAATGGCGCTAAGTTCGAAAAGGTCATTCTGAACCAAGCCTTTATTGAGCGTGTTGCTCCAGAAGAATTCAAAGTTAACCCTTCATTTATCGATTCTAGAACCTTAGGAGCTATTAAATATTCCATAAAGGAGCCGATCGCGCCTATTGTTATTCATCCGGTCTGGAGATTTGAATCTCACCAGGCAAGTGTTGTATTGACTGTCAAGATGTCACCAAGCTTACCCGATGAAATATCACAAATCGTAATAGAAGACCTCGTTGTCTTTGTGAATATCGATGGTGCTAATGCAACAAGCGCTTTATCAAAACCTCAGGGCTCCTTcagtaaagaaaagaagagaataaCGTGGAGATTTAAAGAACCAGTTgttttgacaagaaatgGTGAAGGTCAAAGATTAATCGCCAGATTTATTACAGACGGCCTGGCACATGAATCCGCTAAAGGCGTGATTACCAAATTCACTATCAGTGAGACGGATAACGTGGCTCTACCCCATAGCGGAGCCGGCAGTGGAATCACCTTGACTTGTCAGGAGCTGGATGAAAACAATCCATTTGGTGGTGAGTGGCTCGATGTAAACACAAAAAGAACTTTGACCACTGGTAACTACCATGGTCTCGCTTGA
- the RPS14A gene encoding 40S ribosomal protein uS11 RPS14A (Protein component of the small (40S) ribosomal subunit; required for ribosome assembly and 20S pre-rRNA processing; mutations confer cryptopleurine resistance; homologous to mammalian ribosomal protein S14 and bacterial S11; RPS14A has a paralog, RPS14B, that arose from the whole genome duplication) has protein sequence MSNVVQARDNSQVFGVARIYASFNDTFVHVTDLSGKETIARVTGGMKVKADRDESSPYAAMLAAQDVAAKCKEVGITAVHVKIRATGGTRTKTPGPGGQAALRALARSGLRIGRIEDVTPVPSDSTRKKGGRRGRRL, from the exons ATGTCTA ACGTTGTTCAAGCTCGTGACAATTCCCAAGTTTTTGGTGTTGCTAGAATTTACGCTTCTTTCAACGATACTTTCGTTCATGTTACCGATTTATCTGGTAAGGAAACCATCGCCAGAGTTACTGGTGGTATGAAGGTTAAGGCTGACAGAGATGAATCTTCTCCATACGCTGCTATGTTGGCTGCCCAAGATGTTGCCGCTAAGTGTAAGGAAGTCGGTATCACTGCCGTTCACGTTAAGATCAGAGCTACCGGTGGTACTAGAACCAAGACTCCAGGTCCAGGTGGTCAAGCTGCTTTGAGAGCTTTGGCCAGATCTGGTTTGAGAATTGGCCGTATCGAAGATGTTACCCCAGTTCCATCTGACTCCACCAGAAAGAAGGGTGGTAGAAGAGGTAGAAGATTATGA